DNA from Daucus carota subsp. sativus chromosome 1, DH1 v3.0, whole genome shotgun sequence:
TAAGAGCCTAGCATAATCAGGAACTGCCGCAGCAAGAGACTTAAACTTGGGTAGCTTCAAATTAATATCTGGTGCAACCTCTGCCAGATACCCATCAATGAGCTTGGCTACCATTGTCATTGGTGTAAGTGATGGAGAACCAAGCAACTGACCATCGTCGCCTGAACCAGGGGAGCCTCCACCTGTAACCTGATCCATGGCCAAAAAGTGCAGAAGAATTCTCTGCACACACTCAACATTATACAGTGTCTCCATGGTATAAGAGAAGTTGGGCATCAAAAGATCTTCCAATGTTGCCTGATGAAGCTGCATTCCTATTCTTTGTTCCAAGTTAGATATGCAAGTAGGACTCGCCCGAAGAATCATGGCTGTTCGAAGTAAGCCAAAAAGAATGTTAGTTGGGACCAATCCCTTCTGCATCGGAAGTAAATGATCAAGCTCCTCAAGCAAAAGCTTCTGATCTTCTTCAGATAGTATAGCTCCTGAACTCACTGATCCCAAACGACTGCTAGAATCACCGGTACTCTGACGCCGATTAAGCCCTGGCAGATACTTCTTAGCATAGGCAGTAAGGGATCCCACTATTATCTCCTCCTTAATGCCATGAGACTCCATTGCAGAAATCAACCTCTTGTAGAGAGGTAAACTTAAATTTGATACATCTTCATACCACCAATCTGAACTTACTGTGTTTAACTTGGCCCCTGTGCTAATCCCATTCCACAAGACACTTCCACCGGGACTCTGCAAGGGTCTACCATATTCAACAACAGGCCAACCAATTAGATTTGGATCAGTACTGGCTTTTGCAGCCAATGACTTGATTAAACGTGCAGTAATAGAAAGTTCTTCTGCATGGGAGAGAACACTGTCACACCCCTGGAGCGCTCTTAAAGAGTCTTTCCAACTTTCCAAGACTACTTGATTCAAGAATAACTCAGTTTGTGAAACTAGATTGCCCTCCCCGTACTCTTCGTTCATTTTAAGATGCTCCGCTGCACATCGGAGGTGCACAACATTTGCTGCAGTAAGTTCAATTTTTACTCCATAACAGAACTTGGCAACAAGTTCAAAAGTTTTTGCTCCACCAGGGACGTCGGGGAGGTTAATAACACAGCCACCTTCTCCTTCTTCGTTAGCTTCAGCAATCAATCTTTCCATAACCCCACTTCTGGAAAGCAAGGGAAACTACATTTCAAAAAGAAAGGAATCTTTTAGGGATTGTAAACaataaagttaattaattagaagCTCCTTGTTTAATTCCTGCTTCCTGTGATCTTAATTCGATATGATCAACAGAAACCTTGCCCACTTTCACACAAACTTAAGTGTAAACACTAGAAGTCATTCCTGACATATCAGTGTACACAACATAGATTGTACATATATTACTCAACCAACACAACTCTTACTCTCTACCACCAAAACACCTGCATGTTTTATCATAGTAAATAGTGACATTTCATTTActacaaaatacaaaaattgtGCATGTAATTGATAACTATATACAGTATGGACCAGCTTATCATAATGGATGTGAAGTTTTAATATTATGTAAGGGAAGGCTATCATCTGATTGCATGAGCATTGCAGTACAAAGAAGGCTGAGAACAATTCTCTACTGCCTGATGGTCCAACAATACATAGCTGGTCCTTTAATGTAACACAATCATAGTTCATCAAGCTTACTGGTCCCATGTTGGTCAGGATCTGCAACATGATCTAGTCCATCCACCAGGCTCATTTCTGGTGTCCATTACATTAAACATGTAGCCCTATAGATAGTTCTTTTTCCAAAAGTGCCCAATGCATAGGACTTGTAAACAGAGGGAAAGACAAGCGCGAAGATTCAATTTCAAAGTTTCAAACATTATTACCATGGTAATATGGTTTCAGAACTGAAATATGTAGATACATTGCATTTAATATAAGAAATTCAATTTACCCTTTTTGTTAATTGACAAGTAGATGACAGGAATAAGCTACTGATGTTGCATAATTCCATATtcaatcatataaatattaccCTGTGGAGATGAAAGGACATATCGCCAACTTCAACGATTATATCACTTGGAAGGCCAGTTGTGTAGAACCTACAATAATTTTCACAGACCAAGATTTTAAAAGTTCAGGAtgagaaatcaaaattaaagagtataaataatcaaaaataaagcAGAAGATGTATGTCTTATAAAATGAAACATGTGAAGAAGACTTAGTGGGCGAATAGGAAGGGCAAAACCATGTGGAAAGGATTGTTAGAAAACTTTGCAGGATTAGATTCATGTCAGGGACAGGGAGCTAGTATTAGTCTTAATTGTGAACCAAACAGACTAAAAACCCATTCCAACCTTCCTACCATAAACCAGGTTCCAGGTAATACATGGTGCAAGAGCCAGATACTTAAGTAGGATACAGAAGCAAGAATTGCAGCCCAAAAATACTTTAAGCTCAAAAACTAAGGCCTAAAGTGCCTTAACATATGTATAAATTTGACCAGAATTATAACAAACAAAGCATACATGAGATATACATGATCACATGACTTGATAGACGTCAGATGCTGCACAATGGCAAAAAGTATGTGCTATGGAGAATGTGTTCTGCAACAGTAAGAGATATCCAAAGTATGAACAATTGATCATATCAACcaagaagaaaaaagagaggACCAGAAGACATACCAAGCCTGCCCTTTCCTCTGAAATGCATCTGTTTTCGACCCCAACTTCATACAAGCCATTATTTTACAATGAAATTTTACCAATATACACTGAAGCACCTCCTAATAAACTTGAATTCCCTGctcaaaaaaaatgatttacatTAAGAGCCTATAAAACTCAAATTCCCGGCTCAAAAACTAAAACCCAATTCTTGATTCTTGTGCATACCTCCAAACTCCACCTCCCACTGCAAAACAACCCAGAATTTCACCAGCCCACTTCACAAAATCCCCAAAATTTCAGCAAAAACCTAAGTAATTCACCAAAATTTCAGAAAACCCTCACAAAATTACAATCTTTGAGGTCTTAAACCCATTTCAACAACACACACACGCCCATGTcaattaaaaaaaccaaaaatttcatagaaaatcaaaaaccaagattcttacaaaaacaaaaaaaaatccctaGTCAGACTCAGAATTCAGATCATTTTCTCTCCAAACCCACCACCAACAACATCAAACTTAAAACTGATTGGTACGTTAGTCAACAAACACAATCATACCCACCAAAGAACATCCAAAATGCACACAATCATACATTCAAACCCATTAAAGACCCTTTAATGCACAAGGTACATaaacactttccatcataattCATGATCATAATAATGTAGTGTGTGTGTTCAATTGAGGGGAAGAAAAGGTGTGGAAAACAAAAACAGTCGCATGTGTAATAAATGGCACTTGTGAAAACACACACCAGGCAGGCACTCATAGATGTTGGTGGGGTGTGGGGGACCTGGTAGCCTCAAAAAAGAGACACACTcattctttttctagaactgAGTTCCTGACAatgcataaatatgtgtgtaTAATACTAAAGAATAGAAAAAACAAGCCTGGACCATTATACATGTACCTGTAACAATAATGTATACTCGAATTAAGGAAGAAGTTTAAAGTACTTTGCCTCTAATCGTTTAACTAGGTTGCCACTTTTTGTCGGCGCTAGTCCACTattttcatactccctccgtccccctcaattgtttacattggagggggacacggagaccaagacaatgtatgaaaaaagagtaaaattagatgaaaagtgagtaaagtggtgggacccatcaatatttaataataatagatttgagatagtggaggaaagtagtgggtgtaatagtagtttttattgttaaatatgagatagtgggggaagataatgggtgtaatgattgaaaaaacttactatttatagtaatgtaaagaaatgagaagaacatcccaaaatagtaaccgtaaagaaatgagagggacagagggagtatattaatGCAGATCGATGGTGTAAAACATGGAGGGTTTtcgataaataaatatttgttttgaaattcttttatatttatgtattatattttattattagacGTTGATAAGTGTTtactaattatattataaaaatgagttcactttattttcaaaaaaaaaaaaaatgagttcACTTGTTTTcataaagatttatatatttatctaaagaagtactccctctgtcccccaattgtttacattgggggacgtagttcggcacgcattttaatgcacGGAAAACAtaactttataaattattttgaatatctttttctgaataaaaatttgacgcttaaatttttatataaaaaaaaattaaaaataagttaatgcATATCAAGCagttgaaaaaaaatcattaaaaaatgagagggattGAGGGAGTAcatatgtttggaaaaaaagataTAACTAAGACTTTTAATCTATGATGCAGTTAATCAAATAATGGAAGACTGatgaacatattaatataacatGATATAATCATATTTAACAGTTAAGTTACTCTTGGAAGCCGAGAGATAACCggtgtttaaaataaaaatttagaatcatTAAGTTCTGTTGTAGAACCTAAATGTTAAGTAGAtttttaatatctaaatttaaatagttttttttattgctgtatgtgttcaaaaataattttaaaatataatacataaacacgacaTTTTTTGTATTTGCAGCTGCTCTGgaatttttattaatactaaaaaattCTAAGAATTCTTAGGCTAAGGATTACAAGAGGAACATGACCCTGTTAGCCCATGAACTCTTAGAATCTTATAGTATTAATAAGTGTTGCGTcagtattaatataatttaatatattaattgggAACAAAATAAGTAGATAATTTAAAAACCAAAGGGATGAGTccaaattttgtatttaactttttatataCTATGTTCGACTGgtattttagattttctaatcctatattataatacctgagtctaTCACACTatccagttaaccaatcagaaaagaggaattatcaatatatatatataaaggaggatgcgggcgtctctagaattgttcgattcagtcttctgatttttcttaaatttcggagagaaaatatagttataattcaaaaatcaggttcaagaattgtaaaagtaatacaactcttttcttattgaattctaaaaatgatacaactctttttctttttatttagtatttcttattgaattctaaagataatacaatttttttcttatttagtaatcctaaaagaaatagaattatatttaaaaaattaggttTTAACCAATgattaggaatcataaaataataataattaacaaaaaaataggatatataaaataagaatcatatattgattttataataatgtaaatgattcttcattagtattgtgtttgacgtgcacgggaggcggcccaaactaatttttatctaaataataataatttttcaattagtattatgtttgacgagaaagtggctaatataatttttatctatgttataatttttttttgttgaaacggcggttcaaaataattacaaaataaaataggatatataaaataggaatcatatattgattttataataatgtaaatgattcttgattagtattgtgtttgcccggaggatgcgggcgtctctagaattgttcgattcagtcttctgatttttcttaaatttcggagagaaaatataattataattcaaaaatcaggttcaagaattgtaaaagtaatacaactcttttcttattgaattctaaaaatgatacaactctttttctttttatttagtatttcttattgaattctaaagataatacaatttttttcttatttagtaatcctaaaagaaatagaattatatttaaaaaattaggttTTAACCAATgattaggaatcataaaataataataattaacaaaaaaataggatatataaaataagaatcatatattgattttataataatgtaaatgattcttcattagtattgtgtttgacgtgcacgggaggcggcccaaactaatttttatctaaataataataatttttcaattagtattatgtttgacgagaaagtggctaatataatttttatctatgttataattttttttttgttgaaacggcggttcaaaataattacaaaataaaataggatatataaaataggaatcatatattgattttataataatgtaaatgattcttgattagtattgtgtttgacgggcacgggaggcggcccaaactaatttttatctaaataataataatttttttattagtattatgtttgacgggaaagtggctaaaataatttttataaaagaataataatttttaactaataaattggaatcaaaaaataaaaataattaacaaataaaataatatataaaaaataggtatcatatattgattttatgataatgtaaatggttcTTGATTAATATATCGTTTGACGAGCACGGGAGGcagcccaaactaatttttatccaaataataataaattttctattagtattatatttgatggtaaagtcgctaaaataattttttatctatgttataatatatttttttgttacacaatttaaaataatctctaattttgtcataattagaataatttttattagtattgtgtttgacactaaaacgactcaaactaatatctaaattatacttcctccatcccattttaagtgtcctgtttaACTTTTGAATGgttaaattgaccaaattttaactgagatttacacatataatataatttttaaaagtaaaaaaaattatgtcattataaaatacatacaatatactataaaatgtaatttttagttttttaaaataataatgaatttgttttttatgcttggtcaaatttggtcaatttgaccgttataagtcaaaacaggatgcttaaaatgggatggagggagtaatgttttgttataagtattgtgtttgacaagagagcgactcaaactaattttgatctaaattataatatttaatttatcataaaaataataattatggattaatattgtttttgacgGGAGtggggttcgaactaattttattattagtattgtgtttgacaggatgaccacttaaacaaatttttatatcaattgtaatattttttatttgtgatatgtttaatgggaagatgactcaaaataatttttatcctattataattctaattcatatcaaaatttatcacgccgccgcgaagcgcgatatataaaggaggatgcgagcgtcctataattgctcgattcagtcttctgaattttcttaaatttcggatagaaaatatagttgtaattcaaaaaatcagattcaagaattctaaagatgatacaattcttttcttattgaattctaaagatgatacaattcttttcttttttatttaatatttcttattgaattctaaagatgacataattcttttcttatttagtaatcctaaaagaaataagattatgtttaaaagaaatcaacttgaaggatttcaaaagttaatataattcttcttttttttttcagattctagaggtaatacaatttttttattatctaggaATGCCAAAaggaatatgattatatttatttaaactaataatcatagataaaatacaatttatatttaagatttgtaaggtaatacgtacaatttttatttccgatttagtcttataattttcttaaatttcgaatagaaaataaaagattgtaaagataataatcattaaaaaactaataccaaaaatattagaaccataaaagaataataattttaaactaataaataggagtcaaaaaataaaaataattaacatataaaataatacatataaaataggaatcatatattgattttatgataatgttgattagtattgtgtttgacgggcacgggaggcggcccaaactaatttttatctaaataataataaattttctattagtattatgtttgacaggaaagtggctaaaataattttttatctatgttatagtatatatttttgttaaaacgggaccatagttcaaaatactttttgtccaattataatctttaattttatcataattagaataatttttattagtatgtgtttggcAATaaagcgactcaaactaatatctaaattataatgttttgttattggtattgtgtttgataagagagcggctcaaactaattttgatctaaattatagtatttaattttatcataaaaataataattatggattaatattgtctttgacgggaaggaggttcaaactaattttattattagtattgtgtttgacaggatgaccacttaaacaaatatttataccaattataatatttttcatttgtgatatgtttaacggaaagatgactcaaataatttctatgttattataatacttattcatatcaaaatttatcacgccgccgcgaagcgcggcttttttcactagttttaGGACCAATAAGAA
Protein-coding regions in this window:
- the LOC108204971 gene encoding BTB/POZ domain-containing protein At1g30440 isoform X1, translating into MACMKLGSKTDAFQRKGQAWFYTTGLPSDIIVEVGDMSFHLHRFPLLSRSGVMERLIAEANEEGEGGCVINLPDVPGGAKTFELVAKFCYGVKIELTAANVVHLRCAAEHLKMNEEYGEGNLVSQTELFLNQVVLESWKDSLRALQGCDSVLSHAEELSITARLIKSLAAKASTDPNLIGWPVVEYGRPLQSPGGSVLWNGISTGAKLNTVSSDWWYEDVSNLSLPLYKRLISAMESHGIKEEIIVGSLTAYAKKYLPGLNRRQSTGDSSSRLGSVSSGAILSEEDQKLLLEELDHLLPMQKGLVPTNILFGLLRTAMILRASPTCISNLEQRIGMQLHQATLEDLLMPNFSYTMETLYNVECVQRILLHFLAMDQVTGGGSPGSGDDGQLLGSPSLTPMTMVAKLIDGYLAEVAPDINLKLPKFKSLAAAVPDYARLLDDGLYRAIDIYLKSHPWLADPDKEDICRLIDCQKLSLEACTHAAQNERLPLRIIVQVLFFEQLQLRTSIASSFLVSDNFDGSRQLTSGLLTSNEGGWNTAVRENQVLKVGMDSMRMRVSELEKECSNMRQEIAKLSMVKGTSTWENISKKLGFKVKSQMCSAQDGTISKQKLENEKVISTAKDKQGKLKKK
- the LOC108204971 gene encoding BTB/POZ domain-containing protein At1g30440 isoform X2 codes for the protein MFYTTGLPSDIIVEVGDMSFHLHRFPLLSRSGVMERLIAEANEEGEGGCVINLPDVPGGAKTFELVAKFCYGVKIELTAANVVHLRCAAEHLKMNEEYGEGNLVSQTELFLNQVVLESWKDSLRALQGCDSVLSHAEELSITARLIKSLAAKASTDPNLIGWPVVEYGRPLQSPGGSVLWNGISTGAKLNTVSSDWWYEDVSNLSLPLYKRLISAMESHGIKEEIIVGSLTAYAKKYLPGLNRRQSTGDSSSRLGSVSSGAILSEEDQKLLLEELDHLLPMQKGLVPTNILFGLLRTAMILRASPTCISNLEQRIGMQLHQATLEDLLMPNFSYTMETLYNVECVQRILLHFLAMDQVTGGGSPGSGDDGQLLGSPSLTPMTMVAKLIDGYLAEVAPDINLKLPKFKSLAAAVPDYARLLDDGLYRAIDIYLKSHPWLADPDKEDICRLIDCQKLSLEACTHAAQNERLPLRIIVQVLFFEQLQLRTSIASSFLVSDNFDGSRQLTSGLLTSNEGGWNTAVRENQVLKVGMDSMRMRVSELEKECSNMRQEIAKLSMVKGTSTWENISKKLGFKVKSQMCSAQDGTISKQKLENEKVISTAKDKQGKLKKK